The following are from one region of the Bacillus sp. (in: firmicutes) genome:
- a CDS encoding alpha/beta-type small acid-soluble spore protein: MPSSRSNNSNQLLVPGVQQALDQMKFEIAQEFGVNLGADTTSRANGSVGGEITKRLVSMAQQQMAGFHTP, from the coding sequence ATGCCTAGTTCAAGAAGTAATAATAGTAATCAATTACTAGTTCCTGGTGTGCAACAAGCTCTTGATCAAATGAAGTTCGAAATTGCCCAAGAGTTTGGTGTTAACCTTGGTGCTGACACAACTTCTCGTGCCAATGGTTCAGTCGGTGGAGAAATCACGAAGCGCCTCGTATCAATGGCGCAACAACAAATGGCTGGTTTTCACACACCATAA
- a CDS encoding cysteine desulfurase has protein sequence MYFDNSATTKPYPEVLEAYVKVSEQYFGNPSSIHTLGSEAEKVLSQSRALTASLLGVKSSEIVFTSGGTEGNNLAVKGVAIEYQNRGKHLITTRIEHPSVLEACKQLESLGYSVSYLDVDKNGRIDLEQLQRMLREDTILVSIIHVNNELGTVQPIREVGDILKKYPKLLFHVDNVQGIGKVSLDLKAAGVDLCTISGHKFHGLRGTGLLYIRDGVKIARIISGGGQEMNVRSGTENTAGIVAMTKALRVTIDKYRDGEVAQLLQMKEKLLVGLRKIDGIVINTPEQCSAPHIINFSVLKVKPEVLIHSLSNDNIYVSTQSACSSKLAQPSRVLMAAGLGEARANSAIRVSFSYENTMAEVDEFLTVLATIVPKLRKVMG, from the coding sequence ATATATTTTGACAATAGTGCAACAACAAAGCCATATCCGGAAGTTCTAGAAGCTTATGTAAAAGTATCAGAGCAATACTTTGGTAATCCTTCTTCAATTCATACATTAGGCAGTGAAGCTGAAAAAGTTTTATCCCAATCGAGAGCGTTAACAGCTTCATTATTAGGAGTTAAGTCTTCAGAAATTGTCTTCACATCAGGAGGAACAGAAGGAAATAATCTTGCAGTAAAAGGTGTGGCCATCGAATATCAGAATCGCGGCAAACATCTTATAACGACGAGAATTGAACACCCTTCCGTGCTGGAAGCCTGTAAACAATTGGAATCATTAGGTTATTCTGTGTCGTATTTAGACGTAGATAAAAATGGTAGAATTGATTTGGAGCAATTACAGCGCATGTTGCGGGAGGATACGATTTTAGTTTCAATTATTCATGTTAATAACGAATTAGGAACAGTTCAGCCTATAAGAGAGGTCGGGGACATTTTAAAAAAATATCCGAAACTATTATTTCATGTTGACAATGTCCAGGGTATTGGCAAAGTTTCCTTGGATTTAAAGGCTGCAGGCGTAGATTTATGTACAATATCGGGACATAAATTTCATGGATTAAGAGGAACAGGGCTTTTATACATTCGCGATGGTGTCAAGATTGCACGTATTATAAGCGGTGGGGGCCAGGAAATGAATGTACGCTCAGGCACAGAAAACACCGCGGGAATTGTGGCAATGACGAAGGCGCTGCGCGTAACCATTGATAAATATCGTGATGGAGAGGTAGCGCAGCTTTTGCAAATGAAAGAAAAGCTGTTAGTAGGATTAAGAAAAATTGATGGGATTGTCATCAATACACCGGAGCAATGTTCCGCACCGCATATTATTAATTTTTCCGTATTAAAAGTCAAACCAGAAGTATTAATTCACAGCTTAAGTAACGACAATATTTATGTTTCAACACAATCGGCATGCTCCTCAAAGCTAGCTCAACCAAGTAGAGTACTAATGGCAGCCGGTTTAGGAGAGGCTAGAGCAAATAGTGCCATCCGTGTAAGTTTCTCGTATGAAAACACAATGGCTGAAGTCGACGAGTTTTTAACTGTTTTAGCAACAATTGTTCCAAAACTACGTAAGGTAATGGGGTAA
- a CDS encoding N-acetylmuramoyl-L-alanine amidase has product MNIIKDHIPFSTDCNRRPNIKMVPNSITVHSTGNPSSNAKGERKWLENPTNKRTASWHYVVDEKDIIEAIPPDYVAWHAGDGNGQGNRASISIEMCESGNRQLVLKRTQELVRYLMNRHNIRKVVRHYDWSKKNCPRILNNDCKWTEWFTFLAEIFNEKKEGEKMQKVNIVAGTKLIEGIKINNVTYAPVRELSELLGKKVDWNEKTSTVTLK; this is encoded by the coding sequence ATGAACATAATAAAAGACCATATACCGTTTAGTACAGATTGTAACCGCCGACCAAATATTAAAATGGTACCAAATAGTATCACTGTTCATAGTACAGGGAACCCCTCATCTAATGCAAAAGGTGAGCGCAAATGGTTAGAGAATCCAACAAACAAACGCACAGCATCATGGCATTATGTAGTTGACGAAAAAGACATCATCGAAGCAATTCCTCCTGACTACGTGGCGTGGCACGCTGGCGATGGAAACGGTCAAGGAAATAGGGCCTCGATTAGCATTGAAATGTGCGAAAGCGGGAATCGTCAGCTTGTACTTAAACGGACACAGGAATTAGTACGGTATCTCATGAATAGACACAACATTCGAAAGGTTGTACGTCACTACGATTGGTCAAAAAAGAACTGTCCACGAATCCTCAATAACGACTGTAAATGGACAGAATGGTTTACATTTCTAGCTGAAATTTTTAACGAAAAGAAAGAAGGTGAAAAAATGCAAAAAGTTAATATTGTAGCAGGAACAAAGCTAATCGAAGGCATTAAAATTAATAACGTTACGTATGCTCCCGTGCGTGAATTAAGCGAACTACTTGGTAAAAAAGTTGATTGGAACGAAAAGACAAGTACTGTTACACTTAAATAA
- a CDS encoding Clp protease ClpP: MTKEDFFKQFKNQSYVEQLKNIPQKFNVVHNEETKTTNITIYGVIGYSWWDESFSATDIDNALNEAGSNDIVINLNSPGGDAFDGISIFNRLKRHEGKVTIHVDGWACSAASVIAMAADELIMGLGSMMMIHEASNIVWGTKTDMRKEADVLEELEEGIIDIYMTKANVSREDIREKMDAETWFSAKKAVEIGFASKAEGSEAEIPPEPSNILNDDQKRQILNELNGILKPNNQTKEPSSTSTSTVEENEKGSFNLLKKWR, from the coding sequence ATGACTAAAGAAGATTTCTTCAAACAATTTAAGAATCAATCTTATGTGGAACAACTAAAGAACATTCCTCAAAAATTTAATGTCGTCCACAATGAAGAAACGAAAACTACTAATATCACAATCTATGGTGTCATCGGATATTCCTGGTGGGATGAAAGTTTTTCTGCTACAGATATCGACAATGCATTGAATGAAGCTGGAAGTAATGATATTGTCATTAACTTAAATAGTCCTGGCGGAGATGCCTTTGATGGAATTTCTATTTTCAATCGGTTAAAAAGGCATGAAGGTAAAGTAACTATCCATGTTGATGGATGGGCATGTTCAGCTGCATCTGTTATCGCAATGGCAGCGGATGAATTAATAATGGGGCTTGGTTCAATGATGATGATCCACGAAGCCAGTAACATTGTTTGGGGAACCAAAACCGATATGCGAAAAGAAGCCGATGTACTCGAGGAACTGGAAGAAGGTATCATCGATATTTACATGACTAAGGCCAATGTGAGTCGTGAAGATATTCGAGAAAAAATGGATGCTGAAACTTGGTTTAGTGCTAAAAAGGCCGTAGAAATTGGCTTTGCTAGTAAAGCAGAAGGTTCAGAAGCAGAGATACCACCAGAACCAAGTAATATTTTAAATGATGATCAGAAACGTCAAATTCTTAATGAATTAAACGGAATTTTAAAACCAAATAATCAAACGAAAGAACCTTCTTCCACTTCCACATCAACTGTGGAGGAAAATGAGAAAGGTTCTTTTAATTTACTAAAAAAATGGAGGTAA
- a CDS encoding phage major capsid protein has translation MVMKLKGKMENFEAKKQAYMNVMKNENSTPDQLETAFNEMFTALQEDLSEQITNEARNEVHDVQILSARGQNVLTSTERKFFNEVIASGGFAEDTILPVTTQERVFEDLVAEHPLLNVIGLMDLGAVTRYIYSDANKAYAWGALFGEIKGKISAAFREEQIGQLKLTAFAVIPKDMLELGPEYVERYVRTVLVESYSVGLEYGLVNGRGPSQNEPIGLMKNVAENGAVTNKTPSGTLTFAPSERGEVVAGELHDVIKSLSVDAKGKSRKVLNKVVMLVNPIDAISVQARNTIQTANGQWVTALPYNIQVVESEEIPAKKALFFVKDAYLAAIAGGYKINKFDETLAIEDARLYTMKQFANGKPKDNKTALLYDLDIKFATSVETP, from the coding sequence ATGGTTATGAAATTAAAAGGAAAGATGGAAAACTTTGAAGCTAAGAAGCAAGCGTACATGAATGTTATGAAAAATGAAAACTCAACTCCTGATCAACTGGAAACAGCATTTAACGAAATGTTCACAGCATTACAAGAAGATTTGTCTGAGCAAATTACTAACGAGGCTCGCAATGAAGTGCACGATGTACAAATTCTTTCTGCTCGTGGGCAAAATGTCCTTACATCGACAGAGAGAAAATTCTTTAATGAAGTTATTGCGAGTGGTGGCTTTGCTGAAGATACTATTCTGCCAGTAACGACTCAGGAACGAGTGTTTGAGGATTTAGTAGCAGAGCATCCATTGCTCAATGTTATTGGTTTAATGGATTTAGGAGCAGTAACTCGCTATATTTATTCAGATGCAAATAAGGCGTATGCTTGGGGCGCGTTGTTCGGTGAAATTAAAGGTAAAATTTCAGCAGCATTCCGTGAGGAGCAAATTGGTCAATTAAAACTTACTGCATTCGCAGTTATTCCAAAAGACATGCTTGAACTTGGTCCAGAATATGTTGAGCGTTATGTTCGTACAGTTTTAGTAGAATCTTATTCGGTTGGTTTGGAATATGGTCTTGTAAATGGACGTGGCCCATCTCAAAATGAGCCAATTGGCTTAATGAAAAATGTTGCTGAAAATGGAGCTGTCACTAATAAGACTCCAAGCGGTACTTTGACTTTTGCTCCTTCTGAGCGTGGCGAAGTAGTTGCTGGGGAACTTCATGACGTGATTAAATCTTTATCTGTAGATGCTAAAGGTAAATCTCGTAAGGTGCTAAACAAGGTGGTAATGCTTGTAAACCCAATTGATGCTATTTCCGTACAAGCTCGTAACACAATTCAAACTGCAAATGGGCAATGGGTAACAGCTCTTCCTTACAACATTCAAGTTGTGGAATCGGAAGAAATTCCAGCGAAAAAAGCATTATTCTTTGTAAAAGATGCCTACTTGGCCGCTATTGCTGGCGGTTATAAGATTAATAAATTTGACGAAACCTTGGCGATTGAAGATGCTCGTTTATATACTATGAAACAATTTGCTAATGGTAAACCAAAAGATAATAAAACTGCGCTGCTTTATGACTTAGACATTAAGTTTGCTACTTCAGTAGAGACTCCTTAA
- a CDS encoding phage head closure protein, with protein sequence MQPFKYKPNLSSGEFRHRIIFQKLDETENTMGDVVSEWVEYKKAWAKIVTVKGREFFAAAAVQNENTVRFIIRYAEEIHTDMRIIYNNRTFEIISVLNDDELNKTLTIMCKEGVK encoded by the coding sequence ATGCAACCGTTTAAATATAAACCAAATTTAAGTAGCGGCGAATTTAGACACCGCATCATTTTTCAAAAACTAGATGAAACAGAAAACACCATGGGCGATGTTGTAAGCGAATGGGTTGAATATAAAAAAGCGTGGGCGAAAATCGTCACAGTTAAAGGTCGTGAATTTTTTGCGGCTGCCGCTGTGCAAAATGAAAACACTGTGCGCTTTATCATTCGATATGCTGAGGAAATTCACACGGACATGCGTATCATTTATAACAATCGCACGTTCGAAATTATCTCAGTTTTGAATGATGATGAATTAAATAAAACCCTTACCATCATGTGTAAGGAAGGTGTGAAGTAA
- a CDS encoding DNA-binding protein, whose amino-acid sequence MPYYFEDREQLKKFIESNVLNSSETTEFLGISRARLSHMIRDGKLVPLKKLAKDSLFLLEDLEEKKKELEILREKYRPYDN is encoded by the coding sequence GTGCCTTATTATTTTGAAGACCGTGAACAACTAAAAAAATTTATTGAATCGAACGTCTTAAACTCATCTGAAACAACAGAGTTTTTAGGAATTAGCAGGGCTAGATTAAGCCACATGATTCGGGATGGAAAACTAGTACCATTAAAAAAACTCGCAAAAGACAGTTTGTTTTTATTAGAGGATTTAGAGGAAAAGAAAAAGGAATTAGAAATATTGAGAGAAAAATACAGACCGTATGATAATTAG
- a CDS encoding phage tail family protein, translated as MSIVLQDLVGNRYNLEEYGIKSLGLIISSPNPIHNTEKIEGRHGHIDMGTTFEGRSLKGRFMLKAKDRLDYLLLRDEIFGLFDGRKFFYLIETDQPKRRWKVKTASAYDIERITSRVGQFEIQFISPLPFAESFGTTLAPFDFNNELWAVGQGVISEDLKYVYNTPNFSIYNGSDVEIDPRELPLLITFKGASSNLKITNKTTGDGWKLAGTTNASDVIALNGVKSLKNGVSIFGNTNRKILSLAKGFNNFTIEGASNFEIKFDFRFYNF; from the coding sequence ATGAGTATTGTTTTACAAGATTTAGTTGGCAATCGGTACAATTTAGAAGAGTACGGCATAAAATCTTTAGGACTTATTATCTCGTCTCCAAACCCGATTCACAACACAGAAAAAATTGAAGGCCGTCATGGTCATATCGATATGGGAACAACATTTGAAGGGCGCTCTTTAAAAGGGCGCTTTATGCTTAAAGCTAAAGATCGTCTTGACTATTTGCTTTTGCGTGATGAGATATTTGGATTATTTGATGGCCGGAAGTTTTTTTATTTAATCGAAACAGACCAACCGAAAAGGCGCTGGAAAGTAAAGACTGCATCGGCATATGACATTGAGCGAATAACGTCAAGAGTTGGTCAATTTGAAATACAGTTCATTTCGCCTTTGCCATTTGCTGAAAGCTTTGGAACAACACTTGCCCCGTTTGATTTTAATAACGAACTGTGGGCAGTCGGTCAAGGGGTAATTAGCGAAGATTTAAAATACGTTTATAACACTCCTAATTTTAGTATCTATAACGGTAGTGACGTTGAGATTGACCCGAGAGAGTTGCCGCTATTAATCACATTTAAAGGCGCATCGAGCAACTTAAAAATCACTAATAAAACTACTGGTGATGGTTGGAAATTAGCTGGCACGACAAACGCAAGTGACGTGATTGCTTTAAACGGTGTTAAGTCTTTAAAAAATGGTGTATCAATATTTGGCAACACAAACAGAAAAATATTATCGCTTGCAAAAGGCTTTAATAATTTTACAATCGAAGGTGCTAGTAACTTTGAAATAAAATTCGACTTTAGATTTTACAATTTTTAA
- a CDS encoding phage holin family protein: MYGEGEVIKYTMTTLLFFIGMDWLSGIRASKKDDSYGSKYGIDGVFRSFFIILLPAGGHLLDMILGAPSVVFGLLSFGVLYHVIQSMTANAIRAGWGEWVPDWILVKLTNWVKAEIESKFARAEKRKEESGKL; encoded by the coding sequence ATGTATGGCGAGGGCGAGGTTATTAAATATACAATGACCACGCTTTTATTTTTTATTGGTATGGATTGGCTAAGTGGAATTCGAGCATCTAAAAAAGATGATTCATATGGAAGTAAATATGGAATCGATGGTGTATTCCGATCATTTTTTATTATTTTACTTCCGGCTGGTGGACACTTACTTGACATGATATTAGGAGCACCATCGGTTGTGTTTGGCTTATTGTCATTTGGCGTGCTATACCACGTCATACAATCAATGACAGCCAACGCAATTAGGGCGGGATGGGGCGAGTGGGTGCCAGATTGGATTTTAGTCAAACTAACAAATTGGGTGAAAGCAGAAATAGAATCTAAGTTTGCTAGAGCGGAAAAACGAAAAGAGGAGAGTGGTAAGTTATGA
- a CDS encoding phage tail tape measure protein: MDSTEAERSIAATESKFEKLGGKLSDIGGKITGFGKSLSLKVTAPIVAIGSAAVKMSMDQETAFAKVSTLLTGSSADYEKYKKDIRSASSEMGVAFEDYAESVYSSISAGQDQADAIEFTRKAVKLAGGGFTETSKAVDVMTTALNAYGLSSDKATSISDMLITTQNLGKTTVDELASSMGAVIPVAQAQNVSFDQLSAGYAALTKNGIATAQTGTYMKAMFTELGKSGSKVDKILRQETGKSFSELQAEGKNVGDVLQILNRHAEQSGLKLSDLFGSVQAGSAALVLAKDGGAEYQEMLKAMGDSAGATEEAFNKMADTSGDKVQIAVTKIKNAIASLGDVILPIVGDIAEKVGNLVTKFDDMSPATQKTIVVIAGIAAAIGPVLIVIGTLISSIGSIVKVIAPVVAAVTEMGGMIGLLTNPIGLAVAAIVAIVAALVLAYNKVEWFRNVVDTAWNQIKSFTEAAFKAISDTISKIVKDVVDFVKSLLDKFKDFWKENGDFILQIVKKYTDDTLSTIKMVMGLIKGVFEIVWPIISNVVKVAWEYIKLIVKNTIDIVLGIIQTGMKLMQGDWKGAWESIKNTAQNIWRNVEQFFKNINLVQIGKDIIQGLINGIGSMASAVWDKAKSIADGVTKTIKGALKIASPSKVMFQLGKWTGEGLDDGLGSMINAISGTANDMAMAAIPNIAPVNASFGGQSGTMPSVQNISGGTAFGFAEQTIIVPVYLDGYEIARATYPHIDNMQGNNINSNNRYNGVR; encoded by the coding sequence GTGGACTCAACTGAAGCAGAAAGAAGTATTGCCGCAACAGAAAGCAAGTTTGAAAAACTAGGTGGCAAGCTTAGCGACATTGGTGGTAAAATAACCGGTTTTGGTAAAAGTCTTTCTTTAAAAGTAACTGCTCCCATTGTTGCTATTGGTTCGGCAGCCGTGAAAATGTCTATGGATCAAGAAACGGCATTCGCAAAAGTATCCACATTATTAACAGGATCATCGGCGGATTATGAAAAGTATAAAAAAGACATCAGAAGCGCATCATCTGAAATGGGTGTAGCCTTTGAGGATTATGCAGAATCTGTATATAGTTCGATATCAGCTGGACAGGATCAGGCCGATGCTATCGAATTTACGCGTAAGGCAGTTAAACTTGCGGGAGGCGGATTCACGGAAACATCAAAAGCTGTAGATGTAATGACAACAGCTTTAAATGCATACGGTCTATCGTCTGATAAAGCTACTAGCATTTCAGATATGCTTATCACTACCCAAAACTTAGGAAAAACGACCGTAGACGAGCTAGCATCATCTATGGGGGCTGTCATTCCTGTTGCTCAGGCTCAGAATGTTTCATTCGATCAATTGTCAGCTGGATATGCAGCATTAACGAAAAACGGTATCGCTACGGCTCAAACAGGAACATACATGAAAGCCATGTTTACCGAATTAGGTAAATCCGGATCAAAAGTGGACAAGATTTTAAGGCAAGAAACAGGTAAATCATTTTCTGAGCTTCAAGCAGAAGGGAAAAATGTTGGCGATGTCCTACAGATACTAAACCGACATGCCGAACAATCTGGATTGAAACTATCAGATTTATTTGGTTCTGTTCAAGCTGGTTCTGCTGCGCTTGTACTTGCTAAAGATGGTGGCGCAGAGTATCAAGAAATGCTTAAAGCTATGGGCGATTCAGCTGGGGCAACAGAAGAAGCTTTTAATAAGATGGCTGACACATCTGGTGATAAAGTACAAATCGCTGTGACTAAGATTAAAAATGCAATTGCGAGTCTTGGTGATGTTATACTACCAATTGTTGGAGATATTGCCGAAAAAGTTGGTAATCTTGTTACAAAGTTTGACGATATGTCACCAGCTACACAGAAGACGATCGTAGTTATCGCAGGGATAGCCGCAGCGATCGGTCCTGTACTTATTGTGATAGGTACCCTAATCTCCTCAATCGGCTCAATAGTTAAGGTAATCGCACCTGTAGTTGCAGCAGTTACAGAAATGGGTGGTATGATTGGGCTATTAACAAATCCTATCGGACTTGCTGTAGCGGCTATAGTAGCGATTGTTGCGGCGCTAGTATTGGCTTACAACAAAGTTGAGTGGTTCCGCAACGTGGTTGACACGGCTTGGAATCAAATTAAATCCTTTACTGAGGCAGCGTTTAAAGCAATTAGTGATACTATCTCAAAAATAGTAAAAGACGTTGTTGATTTTGTTAAGAGTCTACTTGATAAGTTTAAAGACTTTTGGAAAGAAAACGGCGATTTCATCTTGCAAATTGTTAAAAAATACACGGATGATACACTTTCGACTATTAAAATGGTCATGGGGTTAATTAAAGGTGTATTTGAGATTGTGTGGCCAATCATTTCCAACGTTGTAAAAGTTGCTTGGGAGTATATCAAATTAATAGTAAAAAATACAATTGATATTGTGTTAGGCATCATCCAAACAGGCATGAAGCTGATGCAGGGTGATTGGAAAGGTGCTTGGGAATCTATAAAAAATACAGCCCAAAACATTTGGAGAAACGTAGAACAGTTTTTCAAAAATATAAATCTTGTGCAAATTGGCAAGGACATAATACAAGGACTTATTAACGGCATAGGTTCTATGGCTTCCGCTGTTTGGGATAAAGCGAAATCTATAGCCGATGGTGTAACGAAAACAATCAAAGGTGCTTTGAAAATCGCATCACCATCAAAAGTTATGTTCCAGTTAGGTAAATGGACAGGCGAGGGCTTAGACGATGGACTTGGAAGCATGATTAATGCCATTAGCGGAACAGCTAATGACATGGCGATGGCGGCAATACCGAACATCGCACCGGTTAATGCATCTTTTGGAGGTCAATCTGGTACTATGCCATCTGTTCAAAACATTTCTGGCGGAACCGCATTTGGTTTTGCAGAGCAAACAATCATAGTACCTGTATATTTAGACGGATACGAGATTGCTAGAGCAACATATCCACACATCGACAACATGCAAGGTAATAACATAAATTCAAATAATCGCTACAACGGGGTGAGATAA
- the thiI gene encoding tRNA 4-thiouridine(8) synthase ThiI, with translation MEYDHILIRYGEMSLKGKNRSRFTQVLKTNVKNRLKDFPNAVVNRTNDRMFIDLNGEDHEKISGILKEIFGIQSFSLAIKTKSDLEEIKKGALTAFLEANPQAKTFKVSARRADKGFPIHSQELNHIIGGYILTNTNGVKVDVHNPDVNVRVEIRSGITFITCKVVKGAGGFPVGTNGKALLMLSGGIDSPVAGYMTMKRGVKIEAIHFHSPPFTNERAKQKVLDLAQKLTKYGSKIRVHIVPFTTIQQEIHQHIPSSYTMTAMRRMMLRIAEKIAVNKGALAIATGESLGQVASQTIESMNTINEVTNYPIIRPLIAMDKLEIIDIAQKIDTYDISIRPYEDCCTIFLPADPKTRPKKDRINYYETKLTNIDELIEEAINNIETIDIEWNPKTNEIEKQFEDLF, from the coding sequence ATGGAATATGATCATATATTAATTCGCTATGGAGAAATGTCATTAAAAGGAAAGAACCGTTCGCGGTTTACACAAGTATTAAAAACGAATGTTAAAAATAGGCTAAAGGATTTTCCAAATGCGGTTGTGAATCGAACAAACGATCGCATGTTTATTGATTTAAACGGTGAAGACCATGAAAAAATTAGTGGAATTTTAAAAGAAATTTTTGGAATCCAAAGCTTTAGTCTTGCCATAAAAACAAAAAGTGATCTTGAAGAAATAAAAAAAGGGGCGTTAACAGCTTTTTTAGAAGCAAATCCACAGGCAAAGACATTTAAAGTATCGGCAAGGCGTGCTGATAAAGGTTTTCCGATTCATTCTCAGGAATTAAACCATATCATTGGTGGCTATATTTTAACAAATACAAATGGCGTAAAAGTTGATGTTCATAACCCTGATGTCAATGTACGCGTTGAGATTCGTTCTGGCATAACTTTTATTACTTGTAAAGTGGTAAAAGGAGCGGGAGGTTTTCCCGTTGGAACAAACGGGAAGGCGCTTTTAATGCTATCCGGCGGCATTGATAGCCCAGTTGCCGGCTATATGACGATGAAAAGAGGCGTCAAGATTGAAGCTATTCATTTTCATAGCCCACCATTTACAAATGAACGGGCGAAGCAGAAGGTATTAGACCTTGCGCAAAAGCTAACAAAATACGGCAGTAAAATTCGTGTTCATATCGTACCATTTACTACAATCCAGCAGGAAATTCATCAGCATATTCCTTCTAGTTACACGATGACAGCGATGCGTAGAATGATGCTTCGGATTGCTGAGAAAATCGCAGTTAATAAAGGGGCGTTAGCCATTGCAACTGGTGAAAGCTTGGGCCAAGTAGCGAGCCAAACGATTGAAAGTATGAACACCATTAATGAAGTTACAAATTATCCGATTATTAGACCGCTCATTGCCATGGATAAGCTTGAAATTATTGACATCGCCCAGAAAATTGACACTTATGATATTTCAATTCGTCCGTATGAAGATTGTTGTACAATATTTTTGCCAGCTGATCCGAAAACTAGGCCGAAAAAGGACCGAATAAATTATTATGAAACAAAATTAACAAACATCGATGAATTAATTGAAGAAGCTATTAACAATATTGAAACAATTGATATTGAATGGAATCCGAAAACAAATGAAATTGAAAAACAGTTTGAAGATTTATTTTAA